GATTGATTAGATCATGATTTTGATACAGTACCCTGCTCTGCATAGTAGATAGGAGATGCTTGGTTAATATTCCTTGAAAACATGCTTCTAGAATCTTTGCTCTAACTTCAAACTCAAGAGGGAAGTTTTTACAAAttctagtattttattttgggtCTTGTTAACtgtattgacattgatacaatgaATGTCACTTACGAGTTAGGAAACTTTTAAATGAAGCTCCTTCCCCCTTAACAATATAGTAAGTCATTTAGAAAGtcacaaataagtaaaatgtacCCTTTATTTTTAGCATAAGCATTTAGGGAAGATGGCTGCTTTTAGATAAGGATGGTGGAGAAACTTGGACCAGTCACTTTCATTCTTCAGTAATATCTTTTACTGAAACTTACTCAGACtatggggggagaggggggagggaggtccaagagggaggggatataggtatacaaatactgattcacttcattatacagcagaaactaacacaacattgtaaagcaattttattccaataaaaaaaaagactaaccaGATATCATCATAAgcacttttcaaatattaaatcatttaattatcACTTACAGCCGCACAAGTTAGATATTGTTAGTCCCATTGTACAGGTAAGGAAATCAGTGCAGAAGGGTTAAGTTCCTTGCCTGAAAGCCCATGCTACTAAGTGGCCCAGCCACAGTCAAACCCAGTTATGTGTTTGACtaaaacttttttctgtttttctaagtgGATTCCTCGCCATGTCTCAGCTTGCTCATCAGCAAAATAGAGGTAATAGTTATACAAAGCATGGCATTGAATGAAAGCACTCCCTCCTCCTAAAGACTCCTCTTACTATCAAGTACTATAACTTATTAGGGTATTTGTGTAGTGTAGTATTTGAAGAGAACTGAATTCCTGTGTTTTAAAGAAGCATAGATATTCAAGATAGAAAAATGGGACCTGAATAGAACTTTCCCTCACATTGGAGTAagacatatttaattttaaatttaggaGGCCAAGAAAGACCAATTTGAAGAACAGGGGCTTAAATTGGATTAACTTTACAATTATTGTAACATGAACTAGATGATTGGGGAAACTGCAATAACTTTGTTCCCAGTGGGTTTGCCTAAACTGTTTGCAAGTGCCTATACTAAATGCAAGTGGTCAAAACTTACACCAAATTATGAGGTAAAGCATGGCCGTACCACCATTTCAAAATACTTGATGGTTTAATTAATAATAGTTTATTCCTGAGTTATCCTCATCTACATTTGCAAATTGTACTACTTATTTCACTCATTTGTGGCTCTAGCATCAATTGAATTATTAGAATAGGATTTCTAAGTAAGTACCTGATCAGAAGATCATTGTGTTAAAGTTGATGTGAACATAGAACATACTACTTTTGACCAAAGGTGTTTGTGGAAAGCCCCAAAGTGCTTTGGAGGTAGTACATCAGCAGTGTTTATAGCCTGCACTGTGACACAGGTGTTTTGGAGGCAGAAGACAAACTTTGAAATCTGTATATAtggacttaattttattttatttatttatttattttgcggtacgcgggcctcttactgttgtggcctctcccgttgcggagcacaggctccggacacgcaggctcagcggccatggctcacgggcccagctgctccgcggcatgtgggatcttcccggaccagggcgcgaacccgtgtcccctgcatcggcaggtggactctcaactactgcgccaccagggaagccctatattatttttaattttagttattttaataggtacttagtggtatctcattgtggttttattttgcatttccctaatgaataatgatattgggcatcttttcatgtgtttattttccatctgtaaatcTTTGCTGAAGGATCAGTTCagatcttttacccatttttttaattgagttgttttcttattgaattttgagagtcttttatatatatatcctggATACAAGTTGTCAGATGCgtgatttgtaaatattctcTCTTAGTCTCAgacttgtcttttgttttcatttgcagggcagaagttttaTTTTGTGATTAAGTCCACtttatcaatttctttcttttgtggattgtgcttttggtgttgtatctaaaaactctGTCTGACCCAAAGTCAGGGAGATTTTCTCGTAcgttttctaaaagttttatagttttacattttcacatttaagtctgtgatcagtttttaatttattgatattttgtataaggtgtgaaaTAAAGGTCAaggtttatttttgttgctactgctatattttttgttatattttaaaaacaggggTCAGTATTACCTATTTCTTCAGTGGAAACAAACCAGATagtagtttattttaatttttttcataggtTACATATGCACATATTACAGAATTTGGGGTATACAATGAAAGATAAGTCTCGCACCTTGGTCCCATGGACCACCCCAGGTACTACCATTCTCCTATCCCCCTCAAGACAACCATTGTTTTCAGCTTCTTATGTATCTTTCCAGGAATAATTTATACATTTGTaattatgtgtcttttttttttttttttgcggtacgcgggcctctcactgttgtggcctctcccgttgcggagcacaggctccggacgcacaggctcagcggtcatggctcatgggcccagtggctccgtggcatgtgggatcctaccggaccggggcacaaacccgtgtcccctgcatcggcaggtggactctcaaccactgcgccaccagagaagccccaggcagattcttaaccactgcgctaccagggaagtccctatcctcaCTATTCTGAACCTTGCATTTTAAATGAACAGGGTATCTTGAAGGTCATTTCATGAGCTTCCTCATTTTTTAGAAACAGGTTTATTGAGAcattcacatactatacaattcatcattttaaagtatacagttcagtggttttttgCTACAAACAggattgtgcaaccatcaccacaatctattcTAGATTATTTTTGTCACTCCTAAAAGAAACTCCATAAACATTAGAAGTCAGTCCCTATTCCTCTCCCCCACTCCTCAgccctagcaaccactaatctactttttgtctctatagatttgtctattctggacatttcatataaatggaatcctacaatatgtagtcttttgtgactggtttctttcacttagcataatattttcatgaGTCTCATTCTTTTTCAGTCTATTACATTATATAGTTATATTGTAGTTTATTTAACTATATcacttttgatggacatttaggttgaaaTTCCTTGTATGTATAGTATTCTATTCACATACAAGTTCAATTATAATATAAAttgctaaaaatagaactatgggattaaaacaatatatgcttttcttattttggtAGATACAGCCAAGTAGCTCTTTATAGAGACCTGTAACTAATTTATATTCCCCCACTCCAGCAACTTATGAAATGATTATTGCTCcataaaattttcaaacacagtatgtataaaactatttattttattttattttttatttttttatttggctgtgccaggtcttagttgcggcatgcggcaTCTTTGtcgcagcatgcaaactcttagttgcaaccaccattgtaaagcaattatactccaacaaagatgttaaaaaaaaaagaaaaactcttagttgcagcatgtgggatctagttccctgaccagggatcgaacccaggccccctgcattgggagtgtggaggcttagccactggaccaccagggaagtccctataaaactttttcatcattgcCAAATGGGGAATAAATAGTAcgttgtagttttaatttgcatttttattatgaatgagaaTAAGGATCACTTCATTATTTTAAGAaccatttgaatttctttttttttttttttttttttgcggtacacgggcctctcattgttgcggcctctcccgttgcggagcacaggctccagacgcgcaggctcagcggccatggctcacgggcccagccgctccgtggcatgtgggatcttcccagaccggggcacgaacccgtgtcccctgcatcggcaggcacactctcaaccactgcgccaccagggaagcccttcacaaTATTTCTATTGGGTAGTTGGTACTTAATGATttgtagttattttttatatataaaagaaattagtCCTTTGATATATCTTGCATATATTTTTGCTAGTTTGTCTTTTGTCCTTTAACTTTGTTTGTTATGTTTGTTGCCATGCAGACATTTTTATGTTTGTGTAATTAAACATAttagtcttttcttttatggctccTGAGCTTTGTAAAGTCATCCTTAGAAGGGTATTATTTATTCTTGAGAATattgtttttccaatttttaaaaattgagataactGTAGATTTATATGaatctgtaagaaataatacagggcttccctggtgacgcagtggttgagagtccacctgccgatgcaggggacacgggttcgtgcctcggtccaggaagatcccacatgctgcggagcggctagtcccgtgagccattgccgctgaggctgtgcgtctggagcctgtgctctgcaacgggagaggccacagcagtgagaggcccgcgtaccgcaaaaaaaaagagaaataatacagagatcccTTGCACTTTGCACCACCAGTTTCCCCCAAcggtaacattttgcaaaactgttGTATAATTTGAGAAGCAGAATATCAACATTGATACAACCCAacaatcttattcagatttcccgtTTTACTTGCACTTGTTTGCTTATATGTGTATGAGTACTAAGTCCTATACAATTTCATCACTTTTTATAGGTTCATTTATCCATCATCACTATCAAGATATTGAACAATTCCATCACAAGCGCCCCTCATATTGCCTTTTATAaccacacctccctccctcccacccagtcCCTGACAACCTCACTAATCTGTCTTCTGTttgtaaaatttgccattttaaaaatgttatataggggacttccctggtggtgcagtggataagacttcacactcccaaagcagggggcctgggttcgatccctggttagggaattagatcccacatgcatgttgcaactaagagttcgcatgccacaactaaggagcctgcctgccacaactatggagcccacgtgctgcaactaaggagcctgcctgccgcaactaagacctggtgcaacctaattaattagttaattaatttttaaaaaaaggaaaacaaaaatgttacataactggagtcatacaatatggactcttttatttatttattatttttggctgcgttgggtcttcgttgctgcgcatgggttttctctagttgcagcgagcgggggctactctttgttgcagtgcacgggcttctaattgcagtggcttctcttgttgcggagcaccagctctagacacgtgggcttcagtagttctgtcttgcaggctctagagcgcaggctcagtagttgtggcacacaggcttagttgctctgcggcatgtgggatcttcctggaccagggctcgaacccctgtcccctgcattggcaggcggattcttaaccactgcaccaccagggaggccccaatatggactctttttgaattggcttttgctcagcataattctctggaagTTCATCCAAGTTGTGcatatcagtagttcatttctttttcttgctgaatagtattccatggtgtggatataccacagtttgtttaatgATTTACCTATTAAGGGACATCTGAATTGATTACAGTTTTTGATTATTGCAAATAAAGCTATGAGCATTCGTGTACAGGCttttgtgtaaacataagttttcatttctctaggataaatgccTAGGATTGCAGtcgctgggtcatacagtagttgcgtgttttttcttttttcccaaatccactttattgaggtataatttgcatacaataaaatgtatacattgtAAACATatagttctgtgagttttgataaatatagCAGCTGTGTAAGCATTCCCCCACTTAAGGTATAGAATGTTTATATCACCTCAGAAACTTCCAACCTGCCCCTGTGCAGTCAATCTCTGTCCCATCTGTCACTAGAGATTTGTTTTTAGATCATTAgatattaaaatttcatataaatggaatcatatagtatgtattcttttgagactggcttattTTTCacctaaatattttaagattcattCCTGTTGTTTTGTGTATTCGTGATTtagtcttctttttccttttttcatttttttaaataaactctttcctagagcagtttttaaaatccatttatttatttatttaacctgcTGAGATAGCAGTGTTAGATTTACAGGAAATTTGGGAAGATAGTACAGGGTTCCCATATACCCTGCACCCAGTTTCtccattattaacatcttacattagtatagtATGTTCATTACAACTAATTAACCACgtttgatacattattattatcattattatttttaatatttatttatttattttatctttggctgcatcaggtcttagttgtggcacgcgggatctttcgttgcggcacgcaggatctttcattgtgcgCACAgacttctctttagttgtggcacgtgagctccagagcatgcagactcagtagttacGGTGCACGAGCTCTCTAGTTatggtacgcaggctcagtagttgcgatgcgtgggcttagttgccctgcagcatgtgggatcctacttCCCTGATCACAGATCgaaacccagggcccctgcattggaaggtggattcttaaccactggaccaccaggggagtccctgatacattactattaactgaagtccatagtttattcagatCTTAGTTTTTCCATTTAGTCTTCATGTCTTTTTAGGCTCCTCTGTGACAGTACATGcttagatttttaagaaactgcaaactgTTTTACAGAGTAGCtataccatttacattcccactagcagtgtgaGAGTgatccaatttctctgcatcctcgtgagcatttggtgttgtcactattttttattttagctattctgatagTTGTGTagttatatctcattgtagttttaatttgcttttctttaatgaCTAATTTTTTTGATTGAACGTCTTTCAatttgcttatttgctatctgtgtatcctccttggtgaaatgtctgctGTGTCTTTTGTCCACTTTctaattgaattaattttttttaactattgagttttgagagttcttaatGCATTCTAGATACTAGTCTTTTGTTGGATatgtagtttgtctttttttgggGTATGTAGTTTCTtctagtctgtagcttgtcttttcatcctttctACATGGGCTTTCacagagaaaacttttaaaatttgatgagggccaatttatcagtttttccttttattgatcaGATCATGCTTTTGGTTTGCCTAGCTAGAgcccaaagattttctcctgttttttcctaaaagttttatagttgtacattttacatttaagtctgtgatccattttgagttaatttttgtataaagtgTTAAGTTTAggtttctgaatattttttaaagatattctagggacttccctggtggtccagtggtaaagaatccaccttatgctgcaggggacatggatttgatccctgggcagggaacgaagatcccacatgctgcaggacaactaagcccgcatgccacaactactgagctcgtgcgcctcaactagagcctgcatgccactaactacagagcccatgcgccctggagcctgcacaccacaactagagaagagaaaacccacacgccacagctagagagaagcccacacaccacaaggaaagatcccacacgcctcaacgaagatcccgtgtgccacaacgaagacccaatgcagccaaaaataaattaaataaataaatactaaataaatctttaaaaaaatagggacttccctggtggtgcagtgcttaagaatgcacctgccaatgcaggggacattggtttgatccctggtccaggaaaatcccacatgccgcggagcaattaagcccgtgcaccacaatgctgagcctgcgctctagagcccgtgagccacaactactgagcccatgtgccacaagtactgaagcccgtgtgccctagggcccatgctccacaacaggagaaagcctgcgtgcagcaacgaagacccaacacagccaaaaataaatttaaaaaaataataaataaaaaataaagatattctatattttatctagtaaatgattttatatttaaaatttaaatatctgaTCCATCTGGAATGGAGGAGTGTGTGAAAGGAGGAGTATATTACTCCCCCCATTCCAGATTGATCaactgtttaaattttattttatttatttttttataaatttatttatgtatttttggctgcattgggtcttcattggtgcgcacgggctttctctagttgtggcgagcaggggctactcttcattgcagtgcgtgggtttctcattgtggtggcttatgTTCATACTGataatcttttttgtgtgtgtgtgtacgcgggcctctcactgttgtggcctctcccgttgcggagcacaggctccggacacgcaggctcagcggccatggctcacgggcccagccgctccgcggtatgtgggatcttcccggaccgggacacgaacccgtgtcccctgcatcggcaggcggactctcaaccactgcgccaccagggaagcccaatactgaTAATCTTTAATAAGGCTTTTTCATAGGACTTGATCTGGGAAAATAGTTTGCTTTTATAACATTAGGGCAACTGTTACCATGTTAACAatcttttcctttcccatttcttCCATTGGTAAGATTTGTGGGTAAGGGAAAAGGAGACGTGGACCacatatggttttaaaaaaaagtaatcctGATGCTGTGCTGCCCCCCTCAGCGGGCTCTTGGCCAACAAGTTTCTCTTGATCATTTAACCAGTGCGTAGTTAGTTGCTTTTATTAAGGGTAAACCAGGAGAAGATGATTTCTTGTATTAGAGAGTTAGACAATTTGTTGGAGAGGAACTCAGCAGTAGGGGCAAGATACAGATACTCATTCAGGTTGCTAAGCTTTATCAAGTTCTGAAAACATTGCCATGATTCTTGCAGGTTCAAATTCCACAGTTTTGGCCAATAAAGTATTTCATATGCTGCTAACTTATCTCTAACAATAGTACATTCATTTTATTGGAAGAGAGTCTTAATGTTACTATTGTcatcattaattaattttaaaagttgtatatGAAAGAAATGGAGATGTTTTTCTTGGTGCCCAGTTGGAATAAGGAAATGTTCTCCACAGTCAGTTTGCCTGCATTCTGGTCATTGAAGATGTGCAGGCCATGCAACTGAAATGGTTCTGTGGCAAGGGTGGTGCTTGATGCCAGTTGTTCATTTACAGGTAGTTTTTGAAAATGGCTGCCTCTCGTTTCACCGGGCTCACAGCCGTTGCTGATGTAATTAAAGATCTAGACACTCAGATAGCTGTAAGTAAGCTCCTTGAGGTCACTGTGGGTGGAACTTCCTGAATGTGCTTCTGATCTTGATGACACCAAAGCTGATGTCCACGGAGTCAGCCTCATGGCTCTAAAATTTAGAAGTCTTGGCTACTCCAGCCTAGGGACTCTGCATGTATTTAAAGATTGCTAACACTCAGAGAAAATTTGCCCTTGATGACAGTGAAGAGCTTACTTTTAACAATTGCTAAAAACTGTGTTTATTAGGCCCTGACATAGACTTAAGCATGTTTTGAAACACCAAAATGAACTAATCTGTTTTCTGAAGTTTTGTGACTAGGTTTCAAGTATGTGATTGTGCCATGATTTATTTGAGTTTAGCATTATTTGATGTTCAAAAATAATGCATGTAGTACTTAACCAAGTATTCTATTTTTACAATTAACCAAGTATTCTATTTTTACAAAGTCTTCAAAAATGTCTTGCTCattctagtttatttttgtacataagattcctcatttcatttacttctttatttcacTTGTGTGGactattttatttagcttttggAGAAGAGATGGTTTCTAAATATCAGGTGAGAGCAATGAACATTCTTCATTCCCTCCATTTTCAATGTGCAGGTATCAAATGAAGACCCTTCAAAGTCTGACAGGCCTCatagaattttacttttaaaactcaTCCTTTATTACATGTACTTCCAGAGCtaattctcttgtttttcttctacAGTTGATTGGCCTTGGTCCTCATAGCTCCAAAAAGAAACAAGATCTCGATAAGCTCTATGAGCTGAAGTCCAAAGCGCGGCAGATTATGAACCAGTTTGGCCCCTCAGCCCTAATCAACCTGTCCAATTTCTCATCAATAAAACCGGAACCAGCTAGCACCCCTCCACAAGGCTCCATGGCCAATAGCACTACAGTGGTAAAGATCCCAGGCACTCCTGGGACAGGAGGGCGTCTCAGCCCTGAAAACAATCAGGTATCATCCGCTTTTTGTTCTCTGTGGGCACCTCTTATCTGTTCTTTGAAGCAATAACACTCTGAGAGATGTCCATCTCAGCTGCTGCCTCTTCCGCTCAGACTTCTCAAGTTCTTTATCGAAATATCATGTACATTTATCAGTTTTTACTTTGTAGTATTTaagtgtgtgtatgcatatacatatacatacatccatatATACATGCACTGACACAACAGCTTGTCTGTGACaggtttttatatataaatatatatgctatatacttgttaaataaaataaaatagttaaataattaATGGATTCATTATTCATTATTCCTGTAATAAAAGTACTCTTGCCTCCAGTCTTTTCTCCTAGTTCATCTAGCTGCTGCCTTTATTTTCTGCAGTGATTCTAAAATCTGACCCCCTCTTTCTACCCATGATCCTGATTCTGTCCTCCAGAGCCATAAGAAATAAGTATACTCTCTTGACTTGGACCTTGTAGGCTGGGTAGAATAGGATGAGGAGACAACAGTTCAAGAGAATGGGGGAGGATTGGGCAGGTATTCAGGAGACCAACCCATGATGGGTGTGGTGTTGGAGAAGAGCAGGAGATAAAATTGTATAGGTAGGATTACGGCAGAACATACTAGGCCTATGCTAGTCAGTTTCCGTTGGAACTTTTAGTCAATAAACaatctttgcaaatatttaataagcTTGAAAGTAACATAATAAAAGTTGTATATCTTAGGAGGATTAACTTGACAGTAAGGGGACAAGAAAGGTAGGAAAGGGGGCAGACTGGGAGGAACAGCAAGTCTAAGACTTTTGCAGTAAATCAAGATATGTGGCAAAGGCTTGAATTAAGTGATGGTTGAATGGATAGGTCTGAGAcattattaacaaatatttattttaaaaattattattttttccttatttccaaTGTCATGCAATGCTTATCGTGAAActttggaaaaagagaaagaataatagCCCCAAATTCTACCACCACCCCAAAATAACTATGGTTAGCATTTTAGTGTATGTCTTTTGATCCTTATTTAGTGGCATATATATGTGGTATAACATTTCCTTTATGAAAGAGGGATCATAGTTGTACATACTTTCACAAATATCGATATTTAGTTATACAGAGATGAACACGtgttccctgccctcaaggagccttCAGCCTATTAAGTCAGAAACAGGCAAGTTTATAAATGTACACAATGATAGGAGGGTACACAGGGTACAGTGGAGGCCAAAGGAGGAAGTGGTTGCTTTCACCTGGGTGGGCTGGGAGAGCATCAGAAAGGAGGCACTGTGAGCTGAGCAGGTAGGAAGAAGGGTAGAAGAGCTTGTCCAAAGGCAGCAGGGGCACTGTACAACTTGTGGTGGTCAGAAAATTGCAAATTAATGTAGAGTTTACTAAAACTACCTGACAGATGTTGGCCTCTCTTCCATATTGCTCTTTCTGCCTTTCCCTAGGCTACTTCTGTCTTGAGACTATAGTCTTGTAGTAATAGCACCAAGTAAGCCAGACTGATAATTCTTTGGAAAGTAGAAACCAAACCCAACAAATTGATAGCCTTTCATTATAGGGTAATGaggtgtttgtttctttgctactTGGCTGAAAAAAATGTTCTCCCAATTAACTTTAGGTATTGACCAAGAAGAAATTACAAGACTTAGTAAGAGAAGTGGATCCTAATGAGCAACTGGATGAAGATGTGGAGGAGGTAAGTTGGGATTGGGTACCCTAGAGACTGTGTCCCTGAGAAATAGTATAGAATAGCCATTAAGAGCACAGATTATAGAGGCAGACAAGTCTGAATTTGAGACTTGGCTCTGTCGGTGGGTCAGTTAACTTTTCTGAGATTCAGCTTCCTCCTGTGTTGGTAAGGTATGACATTATTTATCTACAGGGTTATTGTCAGGGTCCCATGAATAACTTATACAAATCACCTAGGAGAATGCCTAGCACTTTATACCTAACAGCATTGCTACTTTTGCCTGTCAAAAAGGGTATAGGCTGCTACTCACAGGCAGTCACTTTCAACAATTTTAATTGTTTCTAGAACATTCCTCTGTATTTCtaagtaatattcttttttttttaattttaatttttggctgcattgggtctttttttttttcgtggtacgcgggcctctcactgctgtggcctctcctgttgcggagcacaggctccggacacacaggctcagtggccatggctcacggtcccagccgctctgcggcatgtgggatcctcccggactggggcacaaacccgtgtcccctgcatcggcaggcagactctcaaccactgcaccaccagggaagccctgcattgggtcttcatgcaggcttttctctagttgcggtgagcgggggctactcttcattgtggtgtgcaggcttctcattgcggagcatgggctctaggcgcacaggcttcagtagttgtggcacgcaggctcagtagttgtggctcgcgggctctagagcgcaagctcagtagttgtggcacaggggcttagttgctccatggcatgtgggatcttaccggaccagggctcgaactcgtgtcccctgcattggcaggcagattcctaaccactgcaccagcagggaagcccctctttctttttcttaattcatgtacaagtttttctgtgggcatgcattttcatttctcttggatatatatctaGGACTGGAATTGGTGAGTCATATTGTAACTCTGTGTTTTTCCTTTGAGGAACTTCCTGTTTTTATAAAGCATTCCAtccttttacattcccaccagctgtgtatgaag
This sequence is a window from Globicephala melas chromosome 1, mGloMel1.2, whole genome shotgun sequence. Protein-coding genes within it:
- the TAF12 gene encoding transcription initiation factor TFIID subunit 12 isoform X2, coding for MAASRFTGLTAVADVIKDLDTQIALIGLGPHSSKKKQDLDKLYELKSKARQIMNQFGPSALINLSNFSSIKPEPASTPPQGSMANSTTVVKIPGTPGTGGRLSPENNQVLTKKKLQDLVREVDPNEQLDEDVEEMLLQIADDFIESVVTAACQLARHRKSSTLEVKDVQLHLERQWNMWIPGFGSEEIRPYKKACTTEAHKQRMALIRKTTKK
- the TAF12 gene encoding transcription initiation factor TFIID subunit 12 isoform X1, which codes for MNQFGPSALINLSNFSSIKPEPASTPPQGSMANSTTVVKIPGTPGTGGRLSPENNQVLTKKKLQDLVREVDPNEQLDEDVEEMLLQIADDFIESVVTAACQLARHRKSSTLEVKDVQLHLERQWNMWIPGFGSEEIRPYKKACTTEAHKQRMALIRKTTKK